GCGGAAAAGGATTTCATCACCGTCCAGAGCTTCGATCAGGCGGTTTCCCAGGCGCAAGCGGCAACGGCGCAGGTGCAGGCGGATCAGGCCGCCCTGGAGCAGGCCCGCCTCAATCTCTCCTACACCCGCATCACCGCCCCCATCAGCGGCCGTATCGGCCTGGCCCAGGTCAAGGCAGGCAACCTGGTTGTCGCCAACCAGACGCAATTGGCGATCATCAACCAGGTTGCACCGATCACCGTGAATTTCAGCGTTCCCCAAAGCCTGCTCTCGGCGGCGCGGCTGGCCCAACAGCAGGCCATTCCGCTGCCGATCGAGGATGAGAAGGGTGGTACGGTGCTCGCTCAGGGCAAGCTCACCTTCATCGACAACAGCGTGAGCGCGGGAACCGCCACCATCAGCCTGCAGGCCACCGTACCCAATACCAACCTCGGCCTCTGGCCCGGACAGTACGTGCAGGTGCAGATGCCGATCCAGCAGTTGGCGCAGGCCACCGTGCTGCCGGTAGGCGCGATCCAGCAGGGCAGTACCGGGCCCTTTGTCTATACGGTGAAAGATGGCACGGCCATGGACAAGCCGGTGCAGGTGCTCTGGGAGTCGGGCACGGATGCGGTGGTGCAGGGGATAGACGCGGGTATTCGGGTGATTTATCCCCTCCCCGCCCGGCTCTATCCGGGGGTTAAGGTGGCGCTGAGCGGCGCGGGTGGGCCTGCCGTCCAACCCCCAGGGGCGCCGGGGAAAAGACCATGAATTTCTCCGCCCTGTTCATTCGTCGCCCGGTGATGACGGTCATACTGGTCCTCGGGCTGGTGCTCTATGGCATTTTTTCCTTTACGAACATGCCGGTGGCCCTGTTGCCCAGCGTGGACTTTCCGACGGTCCTGGTCGCGGCGAGTCTGCCGGGAGCAAGCCCGCAGACCATGGCCAGCGCCGTGGCGACACCGCTGGAAAAGCAGTTTTCCTCCATTCCCGGCCTTTCCTCCATGAGCTCGGTGAACAATCAGGGCTCGACGCGGGTCATTCTGCAGTTCGACCTCAGCCAGAACATCGATGTCGCCACCCAGAATGTGGAAAACGCGGTCACCCAGGCCTCTCACCTGCTGCCGCCGGGCATGCCCAGCCTGCCCTTCGTCAAGCAGCTCAATCCGTCGGCGGCGCCCATCGAGTTCATTGCCCTCGCTGCGCCCAATATGCCCATCTACCAGCTCAACCAGTATGCGGTGGACAAGGTGGTGCCCGCCATTTCCGGTATTCCCGGCGTCGCCCAGGTGCAGATCTTCGGGGAGCAGAATTACGCGGTGCGCATTCACGCCAACCCCTTCGCCATGCAGGCGCACGGAATATCGCTGCAGGCCCTTACCCAGGCCATTTCCAGTCATAACGTCAACCTGCCCCAGGGCACGGTGCTGGGTGCGGTGCGCAAT
This sequence is a window from Acidithiobacillus ferridurans. Protein-coding genes within it:
- a CDS encoding efflux RND transporter periplasmic adaptor subunit; amino-acid sequence: MTRSPVVLLLTLATLSLMLSGCQTKAKHEAPPLQVGLVSVSTRPMTHYEGFLGTVTPLQTATIVPQTSGILQSVRFTEGSMVDKGQTLFTIDPAQMQAALAQAQAKLVADQATARYNRNIVEQDRPLAEKDFITVQSFDQAVSQAQAATAQVQADQAALEQARLNLSYTRITAPISGRIGLAQVKAGNLVVANQTQLAIINQVAPITVNFSVPQSLLSAARLAQQQAIPLPIEDEKGGTVLAQGKLTFIDNSVSAGTATISLQATVPNTNLGLWPGQYVQVQMPIQQLAQATVLPVGAIQQGSTGPFVYTVKDGTAMDKPVQVLWESGTDAVVQGIDAGIRVIYPLPARLYPGVKVALSGAGGPAVQPPGAPGKRP